In one Bacteroidota bacterium genomic region, the following are encoded:
- a CDS encoding carboxylesterase family protein produces the protein MKQKIRLLFTLLFISASFIYAQTVSTQFGPVQGSLNGTIHQFLGIPFAKPPVGNLRWRAPQNPTTWTSTLLTNSFAPVCPQKKFTQGSSTYTITGNEDCLYLNIWTPQTGAGSRPVLVFIHGGGNQQGGASEDGGGTQMYIGKNLAERGDAVVVTIQYRLGPLGFLVHPGLEPENANNISGNYAVMDQILALTWVKNNIANFGGDPNKVMIFGESAGGINVGNLMLTPMAANLFQRACIQSAAPVVGDYNTVKNDGVAFVDSFISTGTDVQKISFMRTVPADSLVKDQESPLTGGTVGLNWLAVKDNVYFNDFPQQAIQNGNFNKVPFMIGSNSEEMSLSAPPTVLPGMVTLLINATVPSSLQAQATALYPPGTTTTQARQSYIGILSDAQFTANARRTAQCVSLNQTQPVWRYFFTHKHTVSVLAPLGSYHGMELFYVFNNWENATLGSGPLFKPQDDSVQNAMLKYWVNFANTGNPNGTNLASWPQYNASSDCYLDIKATPNGSQCGIRTAECNLWDNSIAYTPCISTIGINEGNKQLFTLNVYPNPTHVKAVLEMPNDMESCELQIFNAIGQLVFKKPVYAGENQLDFEYLSKGLYTCTLLEKGMPIGRCKLVLN, from the coding sequence ATGAAACAAAAAATACGTTTATTATTCACTTTATTATTTATTTCGGCAAGCTTTATTTACGCGCAAACCGTATCAACACAGTTTGGTCCGGTACAAGGAAGTTTAAACGGAACTATTCATCAGTTTTTAGGAATTCCTTTTGCTAAACCGCCTGTAGGTAATTTAAGATGGAGAGCGCCTCAAAATCCAACAACATGGACCAGTACATTGCTCACCAATAGTTTTGCGCCGGTTTGCCCTCAGAAAAAATTCACTCAAGGAAGTTCAACGTATACAATCACCGGAAATGAAGATTGTTTGTATTTAAATATTTGGACGCCTCAAACAGGCGCTGGGTCGAGACCGGTATTGGTTTTTATTCATGGTGGCGGCAATCAACAAGGTGGCGCCAGTGAAGATGGTGGAGGTACTCAAATGTACATTGGGAAAAATTTAGCAGAACGTGGCGATGCTGTGGTAGTAACCATTCAATATCGTTTAGGGCCGCTCGGTTTTTTAGTTCATCCCGGATTGGAACCCGAGAATGCCAATAATATTTCAGGAAATTATGCGGTAATGGATCAGATATTAGCATTAACCTGGGTGAAAAATAACATTGCTAATTTTGGTGGCGACCCTAACAAAGTAATGATATTCGGAGAGAGTGCAGGAGGAATTAATGTTGGAAATTTAATGTTAACGCCAATGGCAGCTAATTTGTTTCAGAGAGCCTGTATTCAAAGCGCCGCACCTGTGGTTGGCGACTACAACACCGTAAAGAATGATGGTGTGGCTTTCGTTGATAGTTTTATTTCTACTGGTACCGATGTGCAGAAAATATCATTTATGAGAACAGTACCCGCTGATAGTTTGGTGAAAGATCAGGAATCGCCACTTACCGGTGGAACAGTAGGATTAAATTGGTTAGCCGTAAAGGATAATGTATACTTTAATGATTTTCCGCAGCAAGCCATCCAAAACGGAAACTTTAATAAAGTTCCTTTTATGATTGGTTCTAATTCCGAAGAAATGAGTTTATCCGCGCCTCCAACGGTTTTACCGGGTATGGTTACCTTGTTAATTAATGCAACGGTGCCTTCCAGTTTACAAGCCCAGGCAACTGCTTTATATCCTCCGGGTACAACAACTACACAAGCACGCCAATCTTATATAGGCATATTAAGTGACGCGCAATTTACGGCTAATGCCAGAAGAACGGCGCAATGTGTTAGTTTAAATCAGACACAACCGGTTTGGCGTTATTTCTTTACGCATAAACATACGGTTAGTGTTTTAGCACCATTAGGTAGTTACCATGGAATGGAATTATTTTATGTGTTTAATAATTGGGAAAATGCAACCTTGGGGAGCGGACCGTTATTTAAACCACAAGATGATTCGGTACAGAATGCGATGTTAAAATATTGGGTGAATTTTGCCAATACAGGAAATCCAAACGGAACGAACTTAGCATCCTGGCCTCAATATAACGCAAGCAGCGATTGTTATTTGGATATAAAAGCAACACCGAATGGAAGTCAGTGTGGTATAAGAACAGCCGAATGTAATTTATGGGACAATTCCATTGCGTATACGCCTTGCATTAGTACAATAGGGATCAATGAGGGGAATAAGCAGCTTTTTACATTGAATGTTTATCCTAACCCAACCCATGTAAAAGCGGTACTTGAAATGCCAAATGATATGGAGAGTTGCGAGCTGCAAATATTTAATGCTATCGGACAGTTAGTATTTAAGAAGCCGGTTTATGCAGGTGAAAATCAATTGGATTTTGAGTATTTATCAAAAGGACTTTATACTTGTACCCTTTTAGAGAAGGGGATGCCTATTGGCCGTTGTAAATTGGTACTTAATTAA
- a CDS encoding response regulator transcription factor, with product MELKIGIIEDEKQIRENVTALINESEGFSCDYAFDNAEEAIKLIPKLSLDVVLVDIHLPGKTGIECIAELKPLCKSTQFIIFTSFEDTESVFNSLKVGATGYLTKTTQPSKILDALVDVYKGGSPMSSQIARKIVSSFHVTEKNEELEKLTSREQEILNLLAKGYRYKEIANEIFLSTETVRTHIRNIYIKLQVNSRTEALNKVFPKM from the coding sequence ATGGAATTGAAAATAGGGATCATAGAAGATGAAAAGCAAATTCGTGAGAATGTTACAGCTCTAATTAATGAAAGTGAAGGCTTTTCCTGTGATTATGCTTTTGATAATGCGGAAGAAGCTATAAAATTGATTCCTAAATTGAGTCTTGATGTTGTATTGGTGGATATTCATTTGCCTGGTAAAACGGGTATAGAATGTATTGCTGAACTCAAGCCGCTTTGCAAATCCACTCAGTTTATAATTTTTACTTCGTTTGAAGATACCGAATCTGTTTTCAATTCACTGAAAGTTGGAGCAACAGGTTATCTTACAAAAACAACTCAGCCGTCAAAGATATTAGATGCTTTGGTTGACGTTTATAAAGGCGGCTCGCCAATGAGCAGTCAAATTGCCAGAAAGATAGTTAGCTCATTTCACGTTACTGAAAAAAACGAGGAATTAGAAAAATTGACTTCCCGTGAACAAGAAATCCTGAACCTATTAGCAAAAGGTTATCGTTATAAAGAAATCGCAAACGAAATATTTTTAAGCACCGAGACCGTACGCACACATATTCGCAATATTTATATAAAACTTCAGGTTAATTCAAGAACCGAAGCTCTCAACAAGGTTTTTCCTAAGATGTAG
- a CDS encoding PQQ-binding-like beta-propeller repeat protein, with the protein MKTKKMLVASLLFLSGILSSQTEFKKEWETKVDVENKWNSCNADLSMIIIGDLKAFSMVDGTNGKTLWTFNAKERLGIKSVEDWTFLWAKEGDPVEVVYNKPKEDTKTTIYLDSKTGQINSSVTESTLKDKSNKIKKSKVKQTFATYTVDEATNTFVELYFKDKFLKNSSAGNTFDVTVKASGGNTWSTAIKARAVTHINRLLLSSDDPDIMMNVMVKNGKVFVIYEGITVLDLKNGSVLWTTTFDMVDAGMTSQEIGKSPLPTVDKDAVYLCDLSKGEKAIKKLDINTGSLLWKSEKLDNNDVVSELLVSDNVLIAKFGGYIRKAKSVYNANNGATTNIAKVVYEGKSDIRAFDAASGKQLWTAETVFTEDKFSKSECTILMDGNTLVACSPKFVYYLEPSTGKVKSKVELGKEIGKPKYIFEYDKNYIVKGEEGIASYSPAGVKNYATSTNKVLFTEFKGDAYIVWTGKDEDDQNEFVRFDLTSGKILGKLKGCYAPRFDQTGNYFIRFNEQTITKHKTL; encoded by the coding sequence ATGAAAACAAAGAAAATGCTGGTGGCATCGCTGCTATTTTTAAGCGGAATACTTTCCTCACAAACCGAATTTAAAAAAGAATGGGAGACTAAAGTCGATGTAGAAAACAAATGGAATTCCTGTAACGCGGATTTGTCAATGATTATTATTGGTGATTTAAAAGCCTTTTCGATGGTGGATGGAACCAATGGTAAAACATTATGGACATTTAACGCAAAAGAACGTCTAGGTATTAAGTCTGTTGAAGACTGGACTTTCTTATGGGCTAAAGAAGGAGATCCGGTTGAAGTGGTTTATAACAAGCCAAAAGAAGATACTAAAACTACAATTTACCTCGATTCCAAAACCGGACAAATAAACAGTTCAGTTACTGAATCTACTCTGAAAGACAAAAGTAATAAGATTAAAAAATCGAAGGTAAAGCAAACATTTGCTACCTATACAGTTGATGAAGCTACTAATACATTCGTTGAACTTTACTTCAAAGATAAATTTTTAAAGAACTCAAGTGCGGGTAATACGTTTGATGTAACCGTTAAAGCTTCGGGAGGAAACACTTGGTCAACTGCTATTAAAGCCAGGGCAGTAACGCATATTAACCGTTTGTTGTTGAGCAGTGATGACCCAGATATTATGATGAATGTAATGGTTAAAAACGGAAAGGTGTTTGTGATTTATGAAGGTATTACTGTATTAGATTTAAAAAATGGTTCAGTCTTATGGACAACTACTTTTGATATGGTAGATGCAGGCATGACATCTCAAGAAATCGGGAAATCACCGTTACCTACCGTAGATAAAGATGCGGTATATCTTTGCGACTTGTCAAAAGGCGAGAAGGCAATCAAAAAACTTGATATAAATACCGGTTCACTTTTATGGAAGAGTGAAAAGTTGGATAATAATGATGTTGTTTCTGAATTATTAGTATCGGATAATGTTTTAATTGCAAAGTTTGGCGGATATATACGTAAAGCAAAATCTGTATACAATGCTAATAATGGCGCAACAACAAATATTGCAAAGGTAGTTTATGAAGGAAAATCGGATATTCGTGCATTCGACGCGGCTAGCGGAAAACAATTATGGACTGCAGAGACGGTGTTTACAGAAGATAAATTTTCAAAATCAGAGTGTACTATTTTGATGGATGGAAATACACTGGTTGCCTGTTCTCCAAAGTTTGTGTATTATTTAGAACCGTCAACAGGTAAAGTAAAGAGTAAAGTAGAGTTGGGTAAAGAAATTGGAAAACCGAAGTATATTTTTGAGTACGACAAAAACTATATTGTTAAGGGTGAAGAAGGAATTGCATCTTATTCTCCGGCAGGAGTAAAAAATTACGCTACTTCCACAAATAAAGTTTTGTTTACAGAATTTAAAGGAGATGCTTACATTGTATGGACCGGCAAGGATGAAGATGATCAAAATGAATTTGTTCGTTTTGATTTGACAAGTGGTAAAATATTAGGAAAGCTTAAGGGTTGTTATGCACCTCGCTTCGATCAAACAGGTAATTATTTTATTCGATTTAACGAACAAACAATTACCAAACACAAAACATTATAA
- a CDS encoding tetratricopeptide repeat protein: protein MLKALDTTSEPLARLNCLYTLSFEYGFIDPPSGIRYGWQCLGLANREGNLQYQLNAYNGIANSYETLAKYDSACHFHTLSYNIAKKMGVPQKMALTLFNVGLCYKELGEYEKALKYYLTAYRLFERDSVYNPRIHFYLGEMYLKMGNYKDAEYQSRLGVRKCKEFNHDYVIYNLYINLAKCLSHKNQIDSAKHLLNTTLQGLLKHTDENSIAICYNALGELHLSCKEYDKAYEKFESELEIQKKLNNSSGQQLAYLNLAYCSAHINPTNSAIISNYVNEAEKLFPSITKNDDLLLESYRKMAETNELVKNSLQAIKFYKLFYALRDTLMNKEKLRLVYDLQTKYETEKKETLIKDLEQSDYIKSLEIKKRNMYILIVLLLIVFVGISAYLLLYKQRLKAKYDEEIAIKRTEEKERLRMAKDIHDDLGSGLSKINFLSELISRDKSQSKEVSENASSIAETAQRLVVNMRDLIWALDPENVTLQGLVARIREYAADYLEDVSIELNVHMDKDIPITPIKRESHREILMVVKESLNNVVKHSKADQVDLKISLNNQVLTVSIKDNGKGISEVAQQGNGLKNMRNRVESIGGSFNIHTNSNGTLIDVQVPLQAILTH, encoded by the coding sequence TTGTTAAAAGCTCTGGATACCACAAGTGAACCCCTTGCAAGGTTAAATTGTCTTTACACCCTAAGTTTTGAATATGGATTTATTGATCCGCCTTCCGGTATCCGTTATGGTTGGCAATGTCTTGGTTTAGCGAATCGTGAAGGCAATTTGCAGTATCAGCTTAATGCTTATAATGGAATTGCCAATAGCTATGAAACTTTAGCAAAATACGATTCGGCTTGCCATTTTCATACTTTATCATACAATATTGCAAAGAAAATGGGAGTGCCTCAAAAAATGGCATTAACACTCTTTAATGTTGGTTTGTGTTATAAAGAACTAGGTGAATATGAAAAGGCTTTAAAGTATTATTTAACAGCCTATCGTTTGTTTGAACGAGATTCCGTCTATAATCCGAGAATCCATTTTTACTTAGGTGAAATGTATCTTAAGATGGGAAACTATAAAGATGCGGAGTACCAATCCAGATTAGGAGTTAGAAAGTGTAAGGAGTTTAATCATGATTATGTAATTTATAATTTATACATAAACCTAGCCAAATGTTTGAGTCATAAAAATCAAATCGATTCGGCAAAGCACTTACTTAATACAACGTTGCAAGGCTTATTAAAGCATACCGACGAGAACAGTATTGCAATTTGTTACAATGCGCTGGGCGAATTGCACTTGTCTTGTAAGGAGTATGATAAGGCTTATGAAAAGTTTGAAAGTGAGTTAGAGATTCAAAAGAAACTAAATAACTCAAGCGGACAGCAACTGGCATATTTAAATCTTGCTTACTGTTCTGCGCATATAAATCCCACTAATTCGGCAATTATAAGTAATTACGTAAATGAGGCTGAAAAATTGTTCCCGTCAATTACAAAGAATGACGATTTGCTGTTGGAGAGCTATCGCAAAATGGCCGAAACAAACGAACTTGTTAAGAACAGCTTACAAGCGATAAAATTTTACAAATTATTTTACGCTTTGCGTGATACGCTAATGAATAAGGAAAAATTAAGATTAGTATACGATTTGCAAACTAAATATGAAACCGAGAAGAAGGAAACGCTGATAAAGGATCTTGAGCAAAGTGACTATATAAAGAGTCTCGAAATTAAGAAACGTAATATGTATATTTTGATCGTGTTGCTGCTGATTGTGTTTGTTGGCATATCTGCATATCTTTTATTGTATAAACAACGTTTAAAGGCAAAATACGACGAGGAAATAGCAATTAAACGTACAGAAGAGAAGGAGAGATTAAGGATGGCTAAAGATATTCATGATGATTTAGGTTCAGGTTTGTCAAAGATTAATTTTTTAAGTGAGTTGATTAGTCGCGATAAATCACAAAGCAAGGAGGTTTCGGAGAATGCTTCGTCTATTGCAGAAACTGCGCAACGTTTGGTTGTAAATATGCGCGATTTAATATGGGCTTTGGATCCCGAAAATGTAACTTTACAAGGACTGGTAGCGCGCATAAGGGAGTATGCGGCAGATTATCTGGAAGATGTTTCCATTGAGTTAAATGTTCACATGGATAAAGACATACCTATAACACCAATTAAACGCGAATCTCATCGCGAAATTTTGATGGTTGTGAAGGAATCATTGAATAATGTTGTCAAACATTCTAAAGCCGATCAGGTAGATTTAAAGATTAGTTTAAATAATCAGGTTTTAACCGTTTCCATCAAGGATAATGGAAAAGGAATTTCTGAAGTGGCCCAACAAGGTAACGGATTAAAAAATATGAGAAATAGGGTTGAAAGTATTGGAGGGTCTTTTAATATACACACAAATTCCAATGGTACATTAATTGATGTACAGGTACCATTGCAGGCTATTTTAACGCACTAA
- a CDS encoding serine/threonine protein phosphatase, translating into MNLFVIGDVHGCYHTFRAMLEFWEPEKEMLIQLGDLIDRGNFTPQLVKYCRDLEQKHQAVFLKGNHEWLALQYFNKDKEEKWYDKYGKKVLWQYVLAERSFEEDAKWFKSMKTYWQNEHVLISHAGISESPFAFEESHYSGLLWQRLGIKNIGKVQIYGHTPVKGNKITFDHSTNSYNIDTGAYLGKSLTGLKLKENGELIDTFTIRTIEKDID; encoded by the coding sequence ATGAACTTATTTGTAATTGGCGACGTACACGGTTGTTATCATACTTTCAGGGCTATGCTGGAGTTTTGGGAGCCTGAAAAGGAAATGCTGATTCAGTTGGGAGATTTAATTGACCGTGGAAATTTTACGCCGCAGTTGGTGAAATATTGCCGAGACTTAGAGCAAAAACATCAGGCAGTTTTTTTAAAAGGTAATCATGAATGGTTGGCACTTCAGTATTTTAATAAGGATAAAGAGGAAAAATGGTACGATAAATATGGGAAGAAAGTGCTTTGGCAATATGTTTTGGCTGAGAGGAGTTTCGAAGAGGATGCCAAATGGTTTAAAAGCATGAAAACCTATTGGCAAAACGAACATGTGCTTATTAGTCACGCCGGCATTAGTGAATCACCTTTTGCATTTGAGGAAAGTCATTATAGCGGATTGTTGTGGCAACGATTAGGAATTAAAAACATTGGAAAGGTGCAGATATATGGTCATACACCGGTGAAAGGGAATAAAATAACTTTTGATCATTCAACAAATTCTTACAATATAGATACCGGGGCATATCTCGGAAAATCGCTTACCGGCCTCAAATTGAAAGAGAATGGCGAATTAATTGATACCTTTACCATCCGAACAATAGAAAAAGATATAGACTAA
- a CDS encoding heme-binding domain-containing protein: MKNLRKPKTILLILFGIILLLQLFQTNKNEGQAFGENDILHATNVPDDIKNILVTSCYDCHSDFTNHMWYENIQPIGWWIHHHIDDGKRHLNFSQFNTYKDKKKAHKLEELSEMVSSGEMPMSSYTLIHGNAELTDVQKKALIDWANAARSQFASTEQEEHQEEHH, translated from the coding sequence ATGAAGAACTTAAGAAAGCCAAAAACAATTTTATTAATCCTCTTTGGGATAATTTTGTTATTGCAACTATTTCAAACGAATAAAAATGAAGGACAAGCTTTTGGTGAGAATGATATTCTGCATGCTACAAACGTACCGGATGATATAAAAAACATTTTAGTGACTTCATGTTACGACTGTCATTCGGATTTTACCAATCATATGTGGTATGAAAACATTCAACCTATTGGTTGGTGGATTCATCATCATATCGATGATGGTAAACGTCATTTAAATTTCTCTCAGTTTAATACCTATAAAGATAAAAAAAAGGCGCATAAGCTGGAAGAGCTTAGCGAAATGGTAAGTTCAGGAGAAATGCCAATGTCGTCTTACACTTTAATTCACGGTAATGCCGAATTGACGGATGTTCAAAAGAAAGCTTTGATTGACTGGGCTAATGCGGCGCGCTCGCAATTTGCCAGTACCGAACAGGAAGAACACCAAGAGGAACATCATTAA
- a CDS encoding SpoIIE family protein phosphatase, producing MIQDKKGFIWLGTYNGLNKYDGVKITNYNANIDDSTAIFNGAIRCLYEDDDDNLWGGTAGGIFKMNLRNGKITNFKYDTLNKNCLSNEIVNTIAEFEPGKLYIGTNDGLNILDKKSGKFTVFRKMGQNSIPFLSDRIKHMVKDTRGHIWFSHLNAGITEFDPVTGKCKYYSSNEGHNKINSNSVRALYLDKKGYLWISCWNAGANVIDTKTGKIYSSQDSAHPIKMLKHAALISAFHEDEKGNIWWATAERGLVRISSDYNIITFFENNKDDSETISDNTIFTIMQDRSGLLWAGTWQGGVNTLNLRTLHFGYFKHESAKSNSLSENSVQCFGKKSETEVYVGHSGGVDIFNLEKKTFSKFPIDESNPNSLRKNSIVLEVYTDPKDSSVWFSTSGGYPYRYFPKNKKYANYINSGDTNSFGHHTSYTIIRDNQGKLWIASSLQGLYLYNDLKDNFTSIKSLKGDENTISSNSLTKILPDGTGKFWVVTIDAGVNLFDPVTRKNKQYIRDADGKIFFKDGGVSGSYVDRDGNLWLGTTIGLVVFEKGQTKAKSFDTLNPIFKSVIYSITQDLSGKIWFASDKGLVCFNQKNLKFDIFQNADGLQGKEFSLNAALTLQNGKLLFGGNNGINVFDPNDLERNTTEPKLVFTDFTVLNKSVKLPYDVAYTNEIDLTYRDYFFSFDFAALDYTNSSENIYEYKLEGFNEAWVNIGNEHRVTFTNLDAGTYTLMVRACNNDGVWCKEPASVTITISPPFWKTKWFYGLCLLLIVAIIYAYIKWREQKLLKEKAILESKVEERTLELKEEKQKVEEAHKEIKDSINYAKRIQEAILPLKESIDKYLNDYFILYRPKDIVAGDFYWFHALPNENAVLIAAVDCTGHGVPGAFMSMIGNEQLSKIINEKNITQPDLILNELHKGIRAALKQDQSVGETRDGMDIALCKIYLKESYLEYAGAMRPLWLVRNGELIELKADKQPIGGIDADYRKPFTNNRMDISKGDSLYMFTDGYADQFGGEKGKKFMVKNFEKLLIEINNQSMTQQLHLLDDRMKDWRGTHEQVDDVLVIGIRI from the coding sequence ATGATACAGGACAAGAAAGGGTTTATTTGGCTGGGAACCTATAACGGCTTAAATAAATACGATGGCGTAAAAATTACCAATTACAACGCTAACATTGATGACAGTACCGCCATTTTTAATGGAGCCATCCGGTGTTTATATGAGGATGATGATGATAATTTATGGGGAGGTACTGCAGGCGGCATATTTAAAATGAATTTGCGTAATGGTAAAATCACAAATTTTAAGTACGATACTTTAAATAAAAACTGTTTAAGCAATGAGATAGTAAATACAATTGCGGAGTTCGAGCCGGGTAAACTTTACATTGGTACAAATGATGGATTAAATATCTTGGATAAAAAATCCGGAAAGTTTACTGTTTTCAGAAAGATGGGACAAAACAGTATCCCATTTCTGAGTGATCGCATTAAGCACATGGTGAAGGATACGCGGGGACATATTTGGTTCTCGCATTTAAATGCAGGTATAACAGAATTCGACCCTGTTACCGGAAAATGCAAGTATTACTCATCCAATGAAGGACACAATAAAATTAATTCTAATTCGGTGCGTGCTTTGTATCTGGATAAAAAAGGATACTTATGGATTAGTTGTTGGAATGCAGGTGCCAATGTGATAGACACCAAAACCGGGAAAATTTATAGCAGTCAAGATTCGGCACATCCTATAAAAATGTTAAAGCATGCTGCACTCATATCGGCATTCCATGAAGACGAGAAAGGAAATATATGGTGGGCAACCGCTGAGCGCGGTTTAGTGCGAATTAGCAGTGATTATAATATTATTACCTTTTTTGAGAATAATAAGGACGATAGCGAAACTATAAGTGATAATACTATATTCACCATTATGCAAGATAGAAGTGGACTGCTTTGGGCAGGAACTTGGCAAGGTGGAGTAAACACCTTGAATTTAAGAACACTCCATTTCGGTTATTTTAAGCATGAAAGCGCAAAATCAAATAGTTTATCCGAAAATTCAGTACAGTGTTTTGGTAAAAAATCTGAAACGGAAGTTTATGTTGGTCATAGCGGAGGGGTTGATATTTTTAACTTGGAGAAAAAGACTTTCAGTAAATTTCCAATCGATGAAAGTAATCCTAATTCATTAAGAAAAAATTCAATAGTACTGGAAGTTTATACCGACCCAAAAGACAGCAGCGTTTGGTTTTCTACTTCCGGCGGATATCCGTATCGTTATTTTCCAAAGAATAAAAAATATGCAAATTACATAAATAGCGGCGACACAAATTCATTTGGACATCATACCAGCTATACCATTATCAGAGACAATCAGGGTAAACTTTGGATTGCGTCTTCTTTGCAGGGATTGTACCTCTATAATGATTTGAAAGATAATTTTACTTCTATAAAAAGTTTGAAAGGCGATGAAAATACAATTTCTAGCAATTCCTTGACTAAAATACTTCCGGATGGTACCGGAAAATTCTGGGTTGTAACCATTGATGCGGGTGTTAATTTGTTTGATCCTGTAACACGAAAAAACAAACAGTATATACGCGACGCTGATGGAAAAATATTTTTTAAAGATGGTGGTGTATCAGGTTCCTATGTTGATCGTGACGGTAATTTGTGGTTGGGAACAACAATTGGTTTAGTTGTATTCGAGAAAGGTCAAACTAAGGCAAAAAGTTTCGATACGCTCAATCCAATTTTTAAATCAGTTATTTATTCAATTACACAGGATCTGTCAGGAAAAATTTGGTTTGCATCCGACAAAGGATTGGTTTGCTTTAATCAAAAGAATTTAAAGTTTGACATCTTTCAAAATGCGGATGGACTGCAAGGAAAAGAGTTTTCGTTGAATGCCGCTTTAACGTTGCAAAATGGCAAATTATTGTTTGGTGGTAACAATGGTATAAATGTGTTTGATCCAAACGATTTGGAGAGAAATACAACTGAACCTAAATTGGTTTTTACCGACTTTACTGTTCTTAATAAATCAGTAAAGCTACCGTATGATGTTGCCTATACCAATGAAATTGATTTAACCTATCGCGATTATTTCTTTTCCTTTGACTTTGCAGCACTGGATTACACAAATAGCTCGGAAAACATCTATGAGTACAAGCTTGAAGGTTTTAATGAAGCCTGGGTAAATATTGGTAACGAACATCGCGTCACATTCACCAATTTGGATGCCGGTACTTATACTTTGATGGTTAGAGCCTGCAACAATGATGGTGTATGGTGTAAAGAACCCGCTTCTGTAACTATTACAATTTCTCCGCCTTTCTGGAAAACAAAATGGTTCTATGGCTTATGTTTGTTGTTAATTGTTGCAATTATCTACGCTTATATTAAATGGCGAGAACAAAAGCTCTTAAAAGAAAAGGCGATACTCGAAAGTAAAGTGGAGGAGCGTACACTCGAGTTAAAGGAGGAAAAACAAAAAGTGGAAGAGGCTCATAAGGAGATTAAAGACAGTATTAATTACGCGAAACGAATTCAGGAAGCAATACTGCCGTTAAAAGAAAGTATCGATAAATACTTAAATGATTACTTTATTTTATACCGACCGAAAGATATTGTCGCGGGAGATTTTTATTGGTTCCATGCACTGCCAAATGAAAATGCAGTATTGATTGCGGCGGTAGATTGTACCGGACATGGTGTGCCGGGTGCTTTTATGAGTATGATTGGTAACGAACAATTATCTAAAATCATTAATGAGAAAAATATCACGCAGCCCGATTTAATACTAAACGAATTGCATAAAGGAATTCGCGCGGCACTTAAACAAGATCAATCGGTAGGTGAAACACGTGACGGAATGGATATCGCTTTATGTAAAATTTATTTAAAAGAATCTTATTTGGAATACGCCGGTGCTATGCGTCCGTTATGGTTGGTTCGAAACGGAGAGTTAATAGAATTAAAGGCCGATAAACAACCGATTGGCGGTATCGATGCAGATTATAGAAAACCATTTACGAATAACAGAATGGATATAAGTAAAGGCGATTCACTTTATATGTTTACCGATGGATATGCCGATCAGTTTGGCGGTGAGAAAGGGAAAAAATTCATGGTTAAGAATTTTGAAAAATTACTTATCGAAATAAATAATCAATCGATGACACAGCAACTTCATTTGTTGGATGACAGAATGAAAGACTGGAGAGGAACACATGAACAGGTAGATGATGTATTAGTTATCGGCATACGAATTTAA